TGCATCGTAGCGTACTGCATGTTTGCCTGCTGTTAGATTCTCATTAACAAGCGTTCCAACCTGCCGTCCAAGTAAGTCAAAAACAGTTAACTTGGTGTATCCGCTCTGTTTTAAGTCAAACCGGATTTCCGTG
The nucleotide sequence above comes from bacterium. Encoded proteins:
- a CDS encoding T9SS type A sorting domain-containing protein produces the protein TEIRFDLKQSGYTKLTVFDLLGRQVGTLVNENLTAGKHAVRYDASRIAAGVYFYRIESGNFQQTRKMVLVK